The following are encoded together in the Peromyscus leucopus breed LL Stock chromosome 1, UCI_PerLeu_2.1, whole genome shotgun sequence genome:
- the LOC114686830 gene encoding vomeronasal type-2 receptor 116-like, which yields MLSLLFVFLVLKPPLLLCSLTDPVCFLRMKDKKNPEGDKDIDCLFSIYTEHRKMKNEYFSGNLDKQLTPKNIHLIFSLYFAMEEINRNPHILPNISLLVDIKCNQVTDKRKSGSTAKKSENFPNYYCKNQRKYLIVFTGPMWEVPATLGPLLYMSRTPELYYGDFQPLLNAHEQFPHLYQMSPKDTSLPLAMVSLLVHFRWNWVGVIISNEDRGIQFLSELREERQMNIVCLAFVSFITDDNTSYLKNANQYNRQIMMSSAKVVIVYGNKDSALHIQFITWKFLKINRIWVSISQFDRITVIGDFLLDSLHGTLIFSHQNSEMSDFKQFMQTVHPSNYSKEISFAKLWWIYFKCSLSSSNCKKLKNCSATNLLTWLYSHPFGMSMSDTSYNLYNAVHAVAHSLHEKLLQQLDIWSENPGKRLEFDSWQMFSLLKNIQFVNPAGDLVNMNQEAKQDTVYDIFYITDFKQSCGFKVKIGKFSGHSPNDQELYISDEMIEWATDFRQTQPFICSRPCSPGHRKSPQEGKAICCFDCNPCQENEISNMTNMDHCVKCPDDQYANTKRTHCLKKVVTFLAFEDPLGISLAGLALCFSSLTAVVLAIFLKHQDTPIVKANNQVLSYILLISLIFCFLCPLFYIGHPHMATCILQQTTFAIFFTMATSSVLAKTITVVLAFKITVPDRRKRWLLASGAPNIVIPICTMIQLILCGIWLATSPFVDADLHTEHGHILIVCNKGSVIAFYCVLGYLGSLSLASFTVAFLARNLPDTFNEAKFLTFSMLVVCSVWITFLPVYQSTKGKGTVTVEIFCILASSAGLLFCIFAPKCYIILFKPQINSFHKIRKRHSKIENIH from the exons ATGTTGTCTTTGCTCTTTGTCTTCCTGGTCCTGAAGCCTCCCTTACTTCTCTGCAGTTTGACTGACCCTGTGTGCTTTTTGAgaatgaaagacaagaaaaacccAGAAGGAGATAAAGACATTGActgtttgttttccatttataCAGAGCatagaaagatgaaaaatgaataCTTCAGTGGAAATCTAGATAAGCA GTTGACACCTAAGAACATCCACctgattttctctctttattttgccatggaagaaatcaataggAACCCTCATATTTTACCAAACATTTCTCTGCTAGTTGACATCAAATGTAACCAGGTGACTGACAAGAGGAAATCTGGTTCTACtgcaaaaaaaagtgaaaattttcCTAACTACTACtgtaaaaatcagagaaaatatttaatcgTATTTACAGGACCCATGTGGGAAGTTCCTGCAACACTTGGACCATTGCTGTACATGTCCAGAACTCCAGAG CTCTACTATGGTGATTTTCAACCTCTCCTGAATGCCCATGAACAATTTCCTCATCTCTACCAGATGTCTCCCAAGGACACATCTCTGCCACTAGCCATGGTGTCCCTACTGGTTCACTTCAGATGGAACTGGGTGGGAGTGATCATTTCAAATGAAGACCGTGgaattcaatttctttctgaaCTGAGAGAGGAGAGGCAAATGAACATTGTCTGTTTAGCATTTGTGAGTTTTATCACAGATGACAACACTTCATACTTAAAAAATGCTAACCAGTATAATAGGCAGATTATGATGTCATCAGCAAAAGTTGTGATTGTTTATGGAAACAAAGACTCTGCTCTACACATACAATTTATAacatggaaatttttaaaaattaatagaatctGGGTCAGTATATCACAGTTTGACAGGATCACTGTTATAGGGGATTTCTTGCTTGACTCCCTCCATGGTACTCTCATTTTTTCACATCAGAATTCTGAGATGTCTGATTTTAAACAATTTATGCAGACAGTGCACCCTTCAAATTACAGTAAGGAAATTTCATTTGCTAAACTATGGTGGatttattttaagtgttcttTGTCATCATCTAATTGTAAGAAACTGAAGAATTGTTCTGCCACAAACTTATTAACATGGTTATATAGTCATCCGTTTGGAATGTCCATGAGTGATACAAGTTATAACTTATACAATGCTGTGCATGCTGTAGCCCACTCGCTCCATGAGAAACTTCTGCAACAATTAGACATATGGTCTGAGAATCCTGGGAAAAGGCTGGAATTTGACTCCTGGCAG ATGTTTTCTTTACTGAAGAACATACAATTTGTAAATCCTGCTGGAGACCTTGTGAACATGAACCAGGAGGCAAAACAGGATACAGTGTATGACATTTTCTATATCACAGATTTTAAACAATCCTGTGGATTTAAAGTGAAAATAGGAAAGTTTTCTGGACATTCTCCAAATGATCAAGAATTGTACATATCTGATGAAATGATAGAGTGGGCCACAGATTTTAGACAG ACTCAACCCTTCATATGCAGTAGACCCTGCAGTCCTGGACACAGAAAATCCCCTCAGGAGGGAAAAGCCATCTGCTGTTTTGATTGTAACCCCtgtcaagaaaatgaaatttccaacATGACAA ACATGGATCATTGTGTGAAGTGTCCAGATGACCAGTATGCCAACACAAAACGAACTCACTGCCTCAAAAAGGTTGTCACATTTCTGGCTTTTGAGGATCCCTTGGGAATATCTCTGGCtggcttggctctgtgtttctcttccCTTACAGCTGTTGTACTCGCTATCTTTTTGAAGCATCAAGACACTCCCATAGTCAAGGCCAATAACCAAGTTCTCAGCTATATACTACTCATTTCcctcatattttgttttctctgtcccttGTTCTATATTGGCCATCCCCATATGGCCACCTGTATCTTGCAGCAGACAACATTTGCAATTTTCTTCACCATGGCAACATCTTCTGTCTTGGCTAAGACAATTACTGTGGTACTAGCATTCAAGATCACTGTTCCAGATAGAAGAAAGAGATGGCTGCTGGCATCAGGTGCACCTAACATTGTCATTCCCATCTGTACTATGATCCAACTGATTCTCTGTGGaatctggctggcaacttctcCATTTGTTGATGCTGACCTACACACTGAACATGGCCATATTTTGATTGTCTGCAACAAAGGTTCAGTTATTGCCTTCTACTGTGTCCTGGGATATTTGGGCTCCCTTTCCCTGGCAAGCTTCACTGTAGCTTTCCTGGCCAGAAAtctgcctgacacattcaatgaagccaagttcCTGACATTCAGCATGCTGGTGGTCTGCAGTGTCTGGAtcaccttccttcctgtctaccaAAGCACCAAGGGCAAAGGTACAGTAACTGTGGAGATTTTCTGTATTTTGGCCTCAAGTGCAGGGCTGCTCTTTTGCATCTTTGCCCCAAAGTGCTACATTATTTTGTTCAAACCACAGATAAATTCTTTTCATAAGATCAGGAAAAGACattctaaaattgaaaatatcCATTAA